The segment AGACGCACATCTTCAACGGCGACCTGGACAAGGCGATCAGCTACACGGCCGGCCAGAAGACGACGCCCCTGACCAACATCGTCAAGGCGGGACTCATCAACGTCCCCAAGGGAGAGGACGAGGTGCAGGCCGCGATGGACGAGGCTTCGCTGCGGGAGATGCCCCGCATCGAGAAGCGCACCGGCTATCTGGCGATGATCGGCAACGTCGCCACCCTGGTCGGCTTGCTCGGCACCATCATCGGCCTGATCCAGTGCTTCGCCGGCGTCGCCGGTGTGGACGCCAGCGAGAAGGCCCGCGTCCTCTCCGACGGCATCGCGGAGGCGATGAACTGCACGGCGTTCGGCCTCATCGTCGCCATCCCCTCGCTGGTGGCGTTCTCGCTGCTGCAGGGGCGGACCCAGCACATGATCGACGACATCAACGAGACGTCGGTCGGCGTGCTGAACCTGATCGTGGCCAACAAGGACAAGATGCGGA is part of the Deltaproteobacteria bacterium genome and harbors:
- a CDS encoding MotA/TolQ/ExbB proton channel family protein — encoded protein: MSPIFETVAQHWKGGGFGMYPIAICLVFAVAVIIDRIQVLFFSASVDKDQFLRGLKTHIFNGDLDKAISYTAGQKTTPLTNIVKAGLINVPKGEDEVQAAMDEASLREMPRIEKRTGYLAMIGNVATLVGLLGTIIGLIQCFAGVAGVDASEKARVLSDGIAEAMNCTAFGLIVAIPSLVAFSLLQGRTQHMIDDINETSVGVLNLIVANKDKMRIPANLPQQ